The proteins below come from a single Balaenoptera acutorostrata chromosome 2, mBalAcu1.1, whole genome shotgun sequence genomic window:
- the LOC103008936 gene encoding 60S ribosomal protein L5-like, whose amino-acid sequence MIVRVTNRDIICQIAYAHIEGDMIVCAAYGVKVGLTNYAAAYCSGLLLAYRILNRFGMDKIYEGQIEVTGDEYNVESIDGQPGAFTCYLDAGLARTTTGNKVFGALKGAVDGGLSISHSTKRFPGYDSESKEFNADVHRKHIMGPNVADYVHYLIEEDEDAYKKQFSQYIKNNVTPDMMEEMYKKAHAAIRENPVYEKKPKKEVKKKRWNRPKMSLAQEKDRVAQKKASFLRAQEQAAES is encoded by the coding sequence ATGATAGTTCGTGTAACTAACAGAGATATCATTTGTCAGATTGCTTATGCCCATATAGAAGGAGATATGATAGTTTGTGCAGCTTATGGTGTGAAGGTTGGCCTGACAAATTATGCTGCAGCATATTGTTCTGGCCTGCTGCTGGCATACAGGATTCTTAATAGGTTTGGTATGGACAAAATTTATGAAGGCCAAATCGAGGTGACTGGAGATGAATACAATGTGGAAAGCATTGATGGTCAACCTGGTGCCTTCACCTGTTACTTGGATGCAGGGCTTGCCAGGACTACTACTGGGAATAAAGTTTTTGGGGCCCTGAAGGGAGCTGTCGATGGAGGCTTGTCTATCTCTCACAGTACCAAACGGTTCCCTGGTTATGATTCAGAAAGCAAAGAATTCAACGCTGACGTACACCGAAAGCACATCATGGGGCCGAACGTTGCAGATTATGTGCATTACCTGATTGAAGAAGATGAAGATGCTTACAAAAAACAATTCTCTCAATACATAAAGAACAACGTAACTCCAGACATGATGGAGGAGATGTACAAGAAAGCTCATGCTGCAATACGAGAGAATCCAGTGTATGAGAAGAAGCCTaagaaagaagttaaaaagaAGAGGTGGAACCGTCCCAAAATGTCACTTGCGCAGGAGAAAGATCGGGTAGCTCAGAAGAAGGCAAGCTTCCTTAGAGCTCAGGAACAGGCTGCTGAGAGTTAA